In Labilibaculum sp. DW002, one DNA window encodes the following:
- a CDS encoding DUF5723 family protein: protein MIKSISKTILAGLFFLLLAVPASAQKMNSTLYFLQNAPQANQLNPAIQPECKVFVGFPALSSVYLNYSNSSFGYNDIITDGTGIRKDSLVVDVNGFHDALKTTNFISEQFELTLFALGIRAKKYFFTLDIIEKQDTRFSFDKEMITFLKDGNYDFRGRTSNWGGLGLDASYYHEVALGVSKQVNDKWTVGIKGKILFGIANLHMENSDMSVFTSATGNEIVLKSEHLLRASMPINQIGIDSDGFVNDVDIDGNDYDADFFTNTSNKGFAVDLGMTYQMDEKTRLYASILDIGSIKWKTDGHEFSQDGSFTWTGADWSQSGNSNDPNYEEIEDVFEDLSDSIADQFRVSNNIDSYSVGLPTKIYLGGTHQLNKKLNVGALSRTEIFNGKVQSALTFSANARFFKNLSTSLSYSVVNNSYNNIGFGLSTKLGPTQFYVVSDNVMAAIKPNSAHLANIRFGINFLFGCRDKTITKNSCSFEDEIKNEKKRLYK from the coding sequence ATGATTAAATCTATTAGTAAAACTATTTTAGCTGGATTATTCTTTTTACTGCTTGCAGTTCCTGCATCGGCACAAAAAATGAACAGCACTTTGTATTTTTTGCAAAATGCTCCTCAAGCAAATCAATTAAATCCAGCGATTCAACCTGAGTGCAAAGTATTTGTTGGCTTTCCAGCATTAAGCTCTGTTTATTTAAATTATAGCAACAGTAGCTTTGGCTACAATGATATTATTACTGATGGAACAGGTATCAGAAAAGATTCTTTGGTAGTTGATGTCAATGGTTTCCACGATGCCTTAAAAACAACCAATTTTATATCAGAACAATTCGAATTGACCCTTTTCGCACTTGGAATTCGTGCTAAAAAGTACTTTTTCACTTTAGACATTATCGAAAAACAAGATACTCGCTTTAGCTTCGACAAAGAAATGATCACTTTTCTAAAAGACGGTAATTACGATTTTAGAGGACGTACTTCCAACTGGGGAGGCCTTGGTTTAGATGCAAGTTATTATCATGAAGTTGCGCTTGGCGTATCTAAACAAGTCAATGATAAATGGACTGTTGGGATCAAGGGGAAAATTCTATTCGGTATTGCCAATCTTCACATGGAAAATTCGGACATGTCCGTTTTCACCTCCGCTACAGGAAATGAGATTGTACTCAAATCAGAGCATCTCCTTCGTGCTTCCATGCCAATTAATCAAATTGGAATCGATTCTGATGGTTTCGTAAATGATGTTGATATTGACGGGAATGATTACGATGCAGATTTCTTCACAAACACAAGTAATAAAGGTTTTGCTGTCGATTTGGGTATGACCTATCAAATGGACGAAAAAACTCGTTTATACGCAAGTATATTAGATATTGGATCTATTAAATGGAAAACAGATGGTCACGAATTTTCTCAAGATGGTTCGTTTACCTGGACAGGTGCAGATTGGTCTCAATCGGGAAATTCAAATGATCCTAACTACGAAGAAATAGAAGATGTTTTCGAAGATTTAAGTGATTCTATTGCTGATCAATTTCGAGTTTCGAACAATATCGATAGTTATTCTGTTGGCTTGCCAACAAAAATCTATTTAGGAGGAACGCATCAACTAAATAAAAAGCTTAATGTTGGTGCATTAAGTCGTACCGAAATATTTAATGGGAAAGTACAATCGGCATTAACTTTTTCGGCAAATGCTCGCTTCTTTAAAAACCTAAGCACATCGCTTAGTTATTCGGTTGTAAACAATTCTTATAATAACATAGGATTCGGCTTATCAACCAAATTAGGTCCAACACAGTTTTATGTTGTTAGCGACAATGTTATGGCTGCAATTAAGCCAAACAGTGCTCATTTGGCAAATATTCGTTTTGGTATCAACTTCCTATTTGGTTGCAGAGACAAAACAATAACAAAGAATTCTTGCTCTTTCGAGGATGAGATTAAAAACGAGAAAAAACGTTTATACAAATAG
- a CDS encoding DUF4834 family protein: MKFILIAIGVYFLIKYLFRAFFPVIVKKTFDKMQQQQQNQQQQYQQKPEGEVTVEKPSDTAGNPHKKDIGDYVDFEEVDD; this comes from the coding sequence ATGAAATTTATATTAATTGCAATAGGGGTTTATTTCCTGATCAAATATTTATTTAGAGCTTTTTTTCCAGTTATTGTGAAGAAGACTTTTGATAAAATGCAACAGCAACAACAAAATCAACAACAGCAATACCAACAGAAACCAGAAGGTGAAGTAACTGTTGAAAAACCTTCCGACACAGCGGGAAACCCACACAAAAAAGACATTGGCGACTATGTTGATTTTGAAGAAGTGGATGATTAG
- a CDS encoding DUF3352 domain-containing protein has translation MLKKILSSFLIVFLLAIIVLGYLYLQKQKVYKGVDPFSAIPVNSEMIIQFESLEQLISKLENNTGVWQELSKFDDIANINKNLQFLDSLVSNFSSEGAFSLDRSFTMASHLQGKNEIEYLYILPITDYLEEKKLQNSIINWVGLESPVKERSYHNTTLFSIPLKDPKAKGIHFAFSKGLFVASRSMLLVENSLRQLSTENSISKSKGFEQIRRTVGKNVDANLFFNLKTYPKQVSLSLDKQYSKFIRNYTNLANWTELDLSFRNRIILLNGFTYSDPQQGNLMNLFLQQEPVKMEMESIIPSSTSILSILGIDDAPLHKGKYRKFLDQMGKLSEYQKNINEIKKKTGVDYEEAIYSILHKEIGLAFSEGLTNKRFTIIRTKSASIAKEKMLKMINGYAKKQQRTLAYYKRTYQLDKETSFDIFRLPEDRIPEKLFGSFFTDASSSYFTFIENYMIMGPSIASLSEFIQESVLGKTLDTNQSYQENKEYLSNKANFYFYTSTPKANAFISSFLNADLQKEIKNNKESVNKFQAIGLQLSSNRNLIYNNLFIEYDPVLELAPQTDWESRLDTCFAHKPYLVQNHYTKENEILVQDINNQLHLLNPSGRVLWKKELESQIIGKVHQIDLFKNGKLQYLFTTKNRLHLVDRNGNNVNNYPVKLKAEAVRGVSIFDYDKNKNYRFFIPCKDRKIYAYTKEGKSLTGWNSSKAENEITCEIQHFRIKNKDYIVYADKYRFYILNRRGQERIKPKVQFSKSVNNPFYLEKAVGNISDRLVTTDNNGNIYYCYLNGKVEKKSFTQLSEAHFFTAADLNADGKNEYLFADYNFLKIFNAAGKQTLDQKFDSNISFKPNVYQFSRRNIEIGICLEDENKIFLIDPAGNKHKGFPLKGNTEFSIGFSKTGDKSFNLYVGDNRNFLLNYSVQ, from the coding sequence ATGCTGAAAAAAATCCTAAGCTCTTTTTTAATCGTATTTCTTCTGGCAATCATTGTTTTAGGCTACTTGTACCTTCAAAAGCAGAAGGTTTACAAAGGTGTTGATCCTTTCTCAGCAATTCCGGTAAACTCAGAAATGATTATTCAATTTGAAAGTTTAGAACAATTAATTTCAAAATTGGAGAACAATACAGGGGTTTGGCAAGAGCTAAGCAAATTTGATGATATTGCTAATATTAACAAGAACCTTCAATTTCTTGATAGTCTGGTAAGCAATTTTAGCTCTGAAGGAGCTTTTTCATTAGATCGATCCTTTACCATGGCAAGTCATCTGCAAGGTAAAAATGAAATCGAATACCTCTACATCCTTCCCATAACGGACTATTTAGAAGAGAAAAAACTTCAGAATTCGATTATCAATTGGGTTGGACTAGAATCACCCGTTAAAGAACGATCTTATCACAACACAACCTTGTTCAGTATTCCTTTAAAAGATCCTAAAGCAAAAGGAATACACTTTGCATTTTCGAAAGGCTTATTTGTTGCCAGTAGATCCATGTTATTGGTAGAAAATTCGCTTCGCCAATTAAGTACCGAGAACTCAATTTCCAAGTCGAAAGGTTTTGAACAAATTAGAAGAACAGTTGGCAAAAATGTTGATGCAAACCTCTTTTTTAACCTAAAAACCTATCCTAAGCAAGTTTCTTTATCCTTAGATAAACAATACAGTAAGTTCATTCGCAATTATACGAATCTGGCAAACTGGACCGAACTAGATCTCAGTTTCAGAAATCGTATCATTCTGCTTAACGGATTTACCTATAGTGATCCTCAGCAAGGCAACCTGATGAATCTTTTTCTTCAACAAGAGCCAGTTAAAATGGAAATGGAATCCATCATTCCATCGAGTACCAGCATTTTAAGTATTTTGGGAATAGATGATGCTCCTTTGCACAAAGGAAAGTATCGTAAGTTTCTCGATCAGATGGGGAAATTGTCTGAATATCAAAAAAACATTAACGAGATTAAAAAGAAAACTGGCGTTGATTACGAAGAGGCTATTTATTCTATACTTCACAAAGAGATTGGACTTGCCTTTTCGGAAGGATTAACCAACAAGCGTTTTACCATTATTAGAACCAAAAGTGCAAGCATTGCAAAGGAAAAGATGCTTAAAATGATTAACGGTTATGCAAAAAAACAACAACGCACATTAGCATATTACAAGCGAACATATCAGCTCGACAAAGAAACTAGTTTCGATATTTTTCGATTACCTGAAGATCGCATTCCAGAAAAGTTATTTGGAAGCTTCTTTACGGATGCCTCATCGTCTTATTTCACCTTTATTGAGAATTACATGATAATGGGCCCGAGCATCGCTTCCTTATCGGAATTCATTCAGGAATCAGTTTTGGGAAAAACGCTTGACACCAACCAAAGCTATCAGGAAAACAAGGAGTATTTATCCAACAAAGCAAACTTCTATTTTTATACCTCAACACCAAAGGCGAATGCTTTTATTTCAAGCTTTTTAAATGCTGATTTACAGAAAGAGATAAAAAACAACAAAGAAAGTGTGAACAAATTTCAGGCAATTGGCTTACAGCTAAGCTCAAATCGAAATTTGATTTACAACAATTTATTTATTGAATACGACCCAGTTCTGGAATTAGCTCCTCAAACCGATTGGGAATCGAGACTAGACACTTGTTTTGCACACAAACCATACCTGGTTCAAAATCATTACACTAAAGAGAATGAAATTCTGGTTCAGGACATAAACAACCAGCTGCATCTTTTGAATCCTTCAGGACGTGTTTTATGGAAAAAAGAACTGGAATCTCAAATTATTGGTAAAGTTCATCAGATCGATTTGTTTAAAAATGGAAAGCTACAATACCTTTTCACAACGAAAAATAGACTTCATTTGGTCGATAGAAATGGAAATAATGTCAATAATTATCCTGTAAAGCTTAAGGCAGAAGCAGTTCGTGGCGTTTCTATTTTCGACTACGATAAAAATAAAAACTACCGCTTTTTTATTCCTTGTAAGGATCGAAAGATATATGCTTATACCAAAGAAGGAAAATCATTAACTGGTTGGAACTCTTCTAAAGCTGAAAATGAAATAACTTGCGAGATTCAACATTTTAGAATTAAGAACAAAGATTACATTGTATACGCTGACAAGTATAGATTCTATATTTTAAACCGTCGTGGTCAAGAGAGAATTAAACCAAAAGTGCAGTTTTCAAAATCAGTAAACAATCCTTTTTATCTTGAAAAAGCAGTTGGTAATATCAGCGACAGACTGGTAACGACGGACAACAATGGAAACATTTATTACTGCTATTTAAATGGTAAAGTTGAAAAGAAATCTTTTACACAACTTTCCGAAGCTCACTTTTTTACTGCGGCCGACCTAAATGCCGATGGCAAAAATGAATACCTTTTTGCAGATTACAACTTCTTGAAGATATTTAATGCAGCTGGGAAGCAAACATTAGATCAAAAATTTGACTCTAACATTAGCTTTAAACCCAATGTTTATCAATTCTCCAGAAGAAATATTGAAATTGGAATTTGTCTAGAAGACGAAAATAAAATATTCCTTATTGATCCAGCTGGAAACAAGCACAAAGGATTTCCCTTAAAAGGGAATACGGAGTTCTCGATTGGATTTTCTAAAACAGGCGATAAATCCTTTAACCTTTATGTTGGAGACAATCGAAACTTCCTTCTAAACTATTCCGTACAATAA
- a CDS encoding carcinine hydrolase/isopenicillin-N N-acyltransferase family protein, whose amino-acid sequence MKNLLSLLLILVVSTWQSAACTTAVISGKHTKDGRPMIWKLRDTESFENKMKYFTDGKYPYIGMINSNDEKGEQVWGGSNSVGFAIMNSASFNVNMSDTTSFKDQEGKFMKLALQKCANLEEFEQLLKDRKKPMGLAAHFGVLDADGNVAFYEVNNQTFTKFDANDPAQAPNGYILRTNHSFTGKKDIGYGFIRLQTAQNIFYQADACGNMSAQTIIQNFSRCLKHPVLKRDFRKEFETVPYGQNFVNSGDLITRHGSSSMILIEGIKKGEEANMNTIWAQIGFPNTSIALPVWVKGGANLPKVLQADGGENCPLNAMAMELKNKCYPISRSAGYKYLNISELINSDKTGIIQKLEYAEKELFKFTELNQEKWRSKKVSKQDIEEFYNLLDKFTLDTYGGILDAKEYLKINK is encoded by the coding sequence ATGAAAAATTTACTCAGCCTGCTACTAATACTAGTAGTATCTACATGGCAATCTGCAGCTTGTACTACTGCGGTTATCTCTGGTAAACACACCAAAGACGGTCGCCCAATGATCTGGAAACTACGTGATACCGAAAGTTTCGAAAACAAAATGAAATACTTTACCGATGGAAAATATCCTTACATCGGCATGATCAATTCTAATGATGAAAAAGGAGAACAAGTTTGGGGTGGCTCCAATTCAGTTGGTTTCGCGATCATGAATTCTGCTTCCTTCAACGTAAACATGAGCGATACAACTTCTTTTAAGGATCAAGAAGGAAAGTTCATGAAGCTTGCACTACAGAAATGTGCTAACCTAGAAGAATTTGAGCAATTGCTAAAAGATCGCAAAAAACCAATGGGTCTAGCTGCACACTTTGGCGTATTGGATGCTGATGGCAATGTTGCTTTTTACGAAGTAAACAACCAAACATTTACAAAGTTTGACGCGAATGATCCTGCTCAAGCACCAAATGGCTACATCCTAAGAACCAATCACTCGTTTACTGGAAAAAAAGACATTGGCTATGGTTTTATCCGTCTTCAAACGGCTCAAAATATTTTTTATCAAGCCGATGCTTGCGGTAATATGAGTGCTCAGACAATCATTCAGAATTTTTCAAGATGTTTAAAGCATCCTGTATTGAAAAGAGATTTCAGAAAAGAGTTTGAGACTGTTCCTTATGGTCAAAACTTTGTAAACTCAGGAGATTTAATCACTCGTCATGGTTCATCATCAATGATCTTAATTGAAGGAATTAAAAAAGGCGAAGAAGCGAATATGAATACAATTTGGGCTCAAATAGGATTCCCAAATACTTCAATTGCACTACCTGTTTGGGTAAAAGGAGGCGCAAACCTACCAAAAGTACTGCAAGCTGATGGAGGTGAAAATTGCCCTTTAAATGCAATGGCAATGGAACTAAAAAACAAATGTTACCCTATTAGTCGTTCGGCAGGTTATAAATATTTAAATATTTCTGAGCTGATTAATTCAGACAAAACGGGGATTATCCAGAAATTGGAATATGCCGAAAAAGAGCTATTCAAATTTACTGAACTGAATCAAGAAAAGTGGCGCTCAAAGAAAGTTTCAAAACAAGATATTGAAGAATTCTACAATTTATTGGATAAATTTACTCTAGACACCTATGGTGGAATACTTGATGCAAAGGAATATCTAAAAATTAATAAGTAA
- a CDS encoding glycine--tRNA ligase, producing the protein MAQEDVFKKLVAHCKEYGFVFQSSEIYDGLSAVYDYAQLGVELKNNIKKYWWDSMVKLHENVVGIDTAIFMHPTIWKASGHVDAFNDPLIDNKDSKKRYRADVLIEDLMAKYEAKMDKEVAKAKKKFGESFDEAQFRSTNPRVLANKAKMDAVHARFVEALDKNDLEELKQIIIDNEIACPISGTKNWTDVRQFNLMFSTDMGSTADGSSKIYLRPETAQGIFVNYLNVQKTGRMKIPFGIAQIGKAFRNEIVARQFIFRMREFEQMELQFFVRPGDEMKWFDKWKETRMSWHKALGFGEDKYRFHDHDKLAHYANAATDVEFKFPFGFKEVEGIHSRTDFDLKQHQEFSGKKIQYFDPELNKSYVPYVVETSIGVDRMFLQIMSEAYQEEKVEKENGKVDERVVLKLPPALAPVKLCVMPLVKKDGLPEKAREIINDLKFDFNCQYDEKDSIGKRYRRQDAIGTPFCVTLDHQSLEDNTVTIRHRDTMNQERVEIAKLYDIIENEVSMKKLFKQLK; encoded by the coding sequence ATGGCTCAGGAAGATGTTTTCAAAAAACTGGTAGCTCATTGTAAAGAATACGGATTCGTATTTCAATCATCAGAAATTTATGATGGTTTATCTGCGGTTTACGATTACGCACAATTGGGTGTTGAACTAAAAAACAACATTAAAAAGTATTGGTGGGATTCAATGGTAAAACTACACGAAAATGTAGTGGGTATTGATACTGCTATTTTTATGCACCCTACCATTTGGAAAGCTTCAGGTCACGTTGATGCTTTTAACGATCCATTGATTGATAATAAGGATTCGAAGAAGCGTTACAGAGCTGATGTTTTGATTGAAGACTTGATGGCTAAGTATGAGGCTAAAATGGATAAGGAAGTTGCTAAAGCGAAGAAAAAGTTTGGCGAGAGTTTCGATGAGGCTCAATTCCGTTCTACAAATCCTCGTGTGTTGGCTAACAAAGCTAAGATGGATGCTGTGCATGCTCGTTTTGTTGAAGCTTTAGATAAAAATGACTTAGAGGAGTTGAAGCAAATTATTATCGATAATGAGATTGCTTGTCCTATTTCAGGAACCAAAAACTGGACTGATGTACGTCAGTTTAACCTGATGTTCTCAACGGATATGGGTTCTACGGCAGATGGATCAAGCAAGATTTACCTTCGTCCGGAAACGGCTCAGGGTATTTTCGTAAACTACCTGAATGTTCAGAAAACAGGTCGTATGAAAATTCCTTTCGGAATTGCTCAGATTGGTAAAGCTTTCCGTAACGAGATTGTTGCTCGTCAGTTTATTTTCCGTATGCGTGAGTTTGAACAGATGGAACTTCAGTTCTTTGTTCGTCCGGGCGACGAAATGAAATGGTTCGATAAGTGGAAAGAGACACGTATGAGCTGGCACAAAGCTTTAGGTTTTGGCGAGGATAAATACCGTTTCCACGATCACGATAAGTTGGCTCACTATGCTAACGCAGCAACTGATGTTGAATTTAAATTCCCATTCGGATTTAAAGAAGTTGAGGGTATTCACTCTCGTACTGACTTCGATTTGAAACAGCATCAGGAGTTCTCTGGTAAGAAAATTCAATATTTCGATCCTGAATTGAATAAGAGCTACGTGCCTTATGTGGTTGAAACATCAATTGGTGTTGACCGTATGTTCCTTCAGATTATGTCTGAGGCATATCAGGAAGAGAAAGTTGAGAAGGAGAATGGTAAAGTTGACGAGCGTGTGGTATTGAAATTGCCACCAGCACTAGCACCGGTTAAATTGTGTGTTATGCCATTGGTTAAGAAAGATGGTTTACCAGAAAAAGCTCGTGAGATTATCAACGATCTTAAGTTCGATTTCAATTGCCAATACGATGAGAAAGACTCTATTGGTAAGCGTTACCGTCGTCAGGATGCTATTGGTACACCTTTCTGTGTAACTTTAGATCACCAGTCGTTGGAAGATAATACGGTTACTATTCGTCACCGCGATACAATGAATCAGGAGCGCGTTGAAATTGCTAAATTGTATGACATCATCGAAAATGAAGTAAGCATGAAAAAATTATTCAAGCAATTGAAATAA
- a CDS encoding carbon-nitrogen hydrolase family protein — MAKLKFAGIQINTIDAKTIQERDANLMHASQLINKLETVDLIVLPELFTCGYSRESFTNLNILAEDEKGKSFEVFSKIALERNCYICFGFPEKKDGKYYISQAVINPLGQLDVIYSKQHMAQFGNSMEKEFFERGDETISFEIKGIKIGIMICYDMRFPELSRKMALEHEIDFLLHPVAFSKDNSFPSWPHFVITRALENQIYLLSLNRAGEEYGNSQFCPPWIDYNTSPTILKDKEDIIIGEIDTDIIHKVREEYRFREDRKSSY, encoded by the coding sequence ATGGCAAAACTCAAATTCGCAGGCATACAAATCAATACTATTGATGCAAAAACCATTCAAGAACGGGATGCAAATTTAATGCATGCAAGCCAACTGATTAATAAACTTGAAACTGTTGATTTAATTGTACTTCCTGAGCTTTTTACCTGCGGTTATTCCCGTGAATCTTTTACCAATTTGAATATATTGGCCGAGGATGAAAAAGGAAAGAGTTTTGAGGTTTTTTCGAAAATAGCCTTAGAACGAAATTGCTACATCTGTTTTGGTTTCCCCGAAAAAAAAGATGGCAAATATTACATTTCTCAGGCAGTAATTAATCCACTAGGTCAGCTTGATGTTATCTACTCTAAGCAACACATGGCACAGTTTGGCAACTCAATGGAAAAGGAGTTCTTTGAGCGTGGTGATGAAACCATCAGCTTTGAAATCAAAGGAATTAAAATCGGTATCATGATTTGTTACGACATGCGTTTTCCTGAACTAAGTCGAAAAATGGCATTAGAACACGAGATTGATTTCCTACTTCATCCGGTTGCTTTCTCGAAGGACAACAGCTTCCCTAGCTGGCCGCATTTTGTAATCACCAGAGCACTCGAAAATCAAATCTACCTACTTAGTTTAAATCGAGCGGGAGAAGAATATGGAAATTCTCAATTTTGCCCTCCTTGGATCGATTACAACACCTCTCCTACTATTTTAAAGGATAAGGAAGATATTATCATTGGGGAAATAGATACTGATATAATCCACAAAGTACGTGAAGAATATCGCTTTAGAGAAGACAGGAAGAGTAGTTATTAA